In Dyadobacter subterraneus, a single genomic region encodes these proteins:
- the trhO gene encoding oxygen-dependent tRNA uridine(34) hydroxylase TrhO: MKPFRVILYYFYAPIENTETYRDEHHLFCVENNLLGRIIIAPEGLNGTVSGTPEDCEAYMNYIRSDERFKDVQFKVDDHDEIAFQKLHVRVKDEIVNSDLNVNPLVRTGKHLEPSELKSMMQDPDVVLVDMRSDYEHEVGKFKGAITFDMHNLRELPDHIHEIEHLKDKKIVTYCTGGIKCEKASAYLLEKGFTDVYQLHGGIIRYGLEEGGEDFDGKCYVFDNRITVDVNQVNPTVISRCYICNDPCDRMINCANAECNTHVPVCHKCGEEMEGACSPECKAHPNKRVYDGTGYYVSNSNHYNPLQGMKSLKKTLKKLKLAAKEQA, translated from the coding sequence ATGAAGCCTTTTCGTGTAATACTCTATTATTTTTATGCTCCTATCGAAAATACGGAAACGTATCGCGATGAGCATCATTTGTTTTGTGTAGAAAACAATCTTCTTGGAAGAATCATTATTGCTCCGGAGGGCCTTAATGGTACCGTTTCCGGAACGCCGGAAGATTGTGAAGCTTACATGAATTATATCCGCTCTGACGAAAGATTTAAAGATGTCCAGTTTAAAGTGGATGATCATGATGAAATTGCTTTCCAAAAATTGCACGTTCGTGTTAAGGATGAAATTGTAAATTCTGACCTTAATGTAAATCCTCTCGTGCGTACCGGAAAACATCTGGAACCGTCAGAGCTGAAGTCTATGATGCAGGATCCCGATGTGGTTCTGGTTGATATGCGTTCTGACTATGAACATGAAGTTGGGAAATTCAAAGGTGCAATCACTTTTGATATGCACAATCTGCGTGAATTACCGGATCATATCCATGAAATCGAGCATTTGAAGGATAAGAAAATCGTCACGTATTGCACAGGTGGAATCAAGTGTGAAAAAGCGAGTGCATATCTTTTGGAAAAAGGATTTACTGATGTGTACCAGCTTCACGGTGGTATTATCCGTTACGGACTGGAAGAAGGCGGTGAAGATTTTGACGGGAAATGTTATGTTTTCGACAACAGAATTACCGTTGATGTGAACCAGGTAAATCCTACCGTTATTTCAAGATGTTATATTTGCAACGATCCCTGCGACAGGATGATCAACTGCGCCAACGCCGAATGTAACACGCACGTACCGGTTTGCCACAAATGTGGTGAAGAAATGGAAGGTGCATGTTCTCCGGAATGTAAGGCACATCCAAACAAAAGGGTTTATGACGGAACGGGTTACTATGTCAGTAACAGTAACCATTACAATCCGCTGCAAGGCATGAAAAGTCTGAAAAAGACACTTAAAAAATTGAAGCTTGCCGCAAAAGAGCAAGCCTGA
- a CDS encoding deoxynucleoside kinase — translation MHIAIIGNIGAGKTTLTQMLGEHYGWEVMYEAVEGNPYLADFYEDMERWAFNLQIYFLNNRFAQVQTIRSTTYATIIQDRTIYEDAFVFARNLHDSKIMTERDYKSYLLLFESIMKTVSQPDLLIYLKADIPKLVSQIKKRGREFEADISEEYLTNLNRYYEDFSQNYDHGRLLTIDVNNMDFASKPEDFNTIVTALNKELFYV, via the coding sequence ATGCACATCGCAATAATCGGAAATATCGGCGCGGGAAAAACAACGCTGACACAGATGTTAGGTGAACATTATGGCTGGGAAGTGATGTACGAAGCCGTAGAAGGAAATCCGTATCTGGCTGACTTTTATGAAGATATGGAGCGCTGGGCTTTTAATCTGCAAATATATTTCCTGAACAACCGCTTTGCCCAGGTTCAGACGATCAGGTCTACAACTTATGCTACCATTATTCAGGACCGGACAATCTATGAAGATGCTTTTGTGTTCGCACGTAATTTGCACGACTCGAAAATCATGACAGAACGTGACTACAAAAGTTATTTACTATTGTTTGAATCAATTATGAAAACGGTTTCCCAGCCTGATCTTTTAATTTATCTCAAAGCTGATATACCAAAACTGGTTTCACAGATCAAGAAAAGAGGGCGGGAATTTGAGGCTGATATTTCAGAAGAATATCTGACAAATTTGAACAGATATTATGAAGATTTCAGTCAAAACTACGACCACGGAAGATTGCTTACCATTGATGTAAATAATATGGATTTTGCTTCCAAACCGGAGGATTTTAATACCATTGTTACAGCGTTAAACAAGGAATTATTCTACGTTTAG
- a CDS encoding VOC family protein has protein sequence MKIKELHLLTNNIDKTETFYNTFLDLSARQKTGKELSYLIGNTNLKFILSQVPEPVYHIAFDIPNNKLDEAFDWLSKKVSILPVTPESNIADIKLWNAKSIYFYDNNGNLLELICRFDVDNQSEKIFDASSVISVSEIGLVTDDVPALAITISENYNLAIFHKQPAQENFTAVGDDEGLLVIVNENRNWFPTNQKAQSFWSKIIIETVDGSSFEIFTDKLSAADLN, from the coding sequence ATGAAAATAAAGGAATTACATCTGCTGACCAATAACATTGATAAAACCGAAACTTTTTACAATACATTTTTGGATTTATCCGCCCGCCAAAAAACAGGAAAAGAATTATCTTACCTGATTGGTAATACAAATTTGAAATTTATACTTTCCCAAGTTCCTGAACCGGTTTATCATATTGCATTCGATATTCCCAATAACAAACTGGATGAAGCTTTTGACTGGCTTTCCAAAAAAGTTTCCATACTTCCGGTAACACCAGAAAGCAACATTGCTGATATCAAATTGTGGAATGCCAAATCGATTTATTTCTATGATAACAATGGAAATCTGCTCGAATTAATTTGTCGTTTTGATGTTGACAACCAGTCTGAAAAAATATTCGATGCTTCTTCTGTTATTTCTGTTAGTGAAATTGGATTGGTAACGGACGATGTTCCGGCGTTGGCTATAACGATCTCCGAAAATTATAATCTTGCCATATTTCACAAACAGCCCGCTCAGGAAAATTTCACAGCTGTCGGTGACGACGAAGGATTGCTTGTGATTGTGAATGAAAATAGAAACTGGTTTCCCACGAATCAGAAAGCGCAAAGTTTTTGGTCAAAAATAATAATTGAGACTGTGGATGGATCTTCTTTTGAAATTTTTACGGACAAATTGTCAGCAGCTGATTTAAATTAA
- a CDS encoding response regulator: MKPSKIIYVADDDEDDRQFISDAIRDLNLEIKIIEVADGMDLLNLIQSESIADSSVLVILDMNMPKVTGLEALEAIRANDQIKHIPTVMISTSSEPELIQKAYQAGINAFIKKPNTMDGFIKIAEALQTCFFDHQRF, from the coding sequence ATGAAACCTTCCAAAATTATCTATGTTGCTGACGATGATGAAGATGACCGCCAGTTTATTTCGGATGCCATTCGTGACCTCAATCTTGAAATCAAAATAATTGAAGTTGCCGATGGAATGGATTTGTTAAACCTGATTCAATCTGAAAGTATCGCAGATTCATCCGTTCTTGTTATTCTGGATATGAATATGCCGAAAGTTACAGGTTTGGAAGCTTTGGAAGCCATCCGCGCCAATGATCAGATCAAACATATTCCCACAGTAATGATTTCGACATCTTCTGAACCGGAATTAATCCAGAAAGCTTACCAGGCCGGGATCAATGCCTTTATTAAAAAGCCCAATACGATGGACGGTTTCATTAAAATAGCAGAAGCATTACAGACTTGTTTTTTTGATCATCAGCGATTCTAA
- a CDS encoding response regulator yields the protein MQNLKTIFLADDDADDRFLIKEAIREVDSEIKVIEAENGFELLTLMEESGEADSAIVVLDMNMPKMNGLETLDAIRSIPHLSMIPAVMLSTSSDSSFAQLAYKAGISIYLTKPDSFEAFIDLIQQLTNQFL from the coding sequence ATGCAAAATCTTAAAACTATTTTCCTGGCCGATGATGATGCCGACGACAGGTTCCTGATTAAGGAGGCGATTCGGGAAGTAGACAGCGAAATAAAAGTGATAGAAGCCGAAAATGGTTTTGAGTTGCTAACCCTCATGGAAGAAAGCGGAGAAGCTGACTCTGCTATCGTGGTTCTGGATATGAATATGCCAAAAATGAATGGTCTTGAAACACTTGACGCCATTCGTTCCATCCCACATTTGTCGATGATTCCTGCCGTTATGTTGTCAACTTCCTCAGATTCTTCATTTGCACAGCTGGCTTATAAGGCTGGAATCAGCATTTATCTAACAAAACCCGATTCTTTTGAAGCCTTTATTGATTTAATCCAGCAGCTTACCAATCAGTTTTTGTAA
- a CDS encoding GAF domain-containing sensor histidine kinase, with protein sequence MYSDNSLSRDIENVRQIPIVSTMLEVVCRTTGMGFAAIARVTQDRWIACTVRDEISFGLEPGGELPIETTICNEIRDAQQAVIINDVAVDPTYVNHHTPRIYGFKSYISVPIFLKNGDFFGTLCAIDPNPADLNNAKTIGMFKLFTDLISFHLHSIEVIEKSNETILDMNRQLTESRDENRQYQHISSHNLQEPLRKIRMFSSMLIDAAEAKDTEKAKYLSLKINASAQKFSMMIKDLSDFSELKDTSFEPVDLNKIISDVCVQLKSELEEKSVEISVTQIPVIQAVPFQMEQLFYHLIHNSIKFAKKDDTPIIDIQAKVLSREEILKVIPTARGIEFMEILMEDNGIGIEKSQLENIFDMFSQLPYDKTQKGRGIGLSYCRKIIRNHNGIITAQSESGKGTRLRIILPMSRN encoded by the coding sequence ATGTATTCTGACAATAGTTTGTCCAGAGATATTGAAAATGTAAGGCAAATCCCCATTGTATCAACAATGCTGGAAGTGGTTTGTCGTACAACCGGGATGGGTTTTGCCGCTATTGCCCGTGTCACGCAGGATCGATGGATTGCATGCACTGTAAGAGATGAGATTTCATTTGGCCTGGAACCTGGAGGAGAATTGCCTATTGAAACCACAATTTGTAATGAAATCAGGGATGCGCAGCAGGCCGTAATTATCAACGATGTCGCAGTAGATCCAACTTATGTCAATCATCATACACCCAGAATATACGGTTTTAAAAGTTATATTTCTGTACCGATTTTTCTAAAAAACGGTGATTTTTTTGGAACGCTTTGCGCTATTGATCCCAATCCGGCAGATCTCAACAATGCCAAAACAATCGGTATGTTCAAGTTATTTACGGATCTGATATCATTTCATCTTCATAGTATCGAGGTGATTGAAAAGAGTAATGAAACGATACTCGATATGAATCGTCAGTTGACCGAATCCCGTGATGAAAACCGTCAGTATCAGCATATTTCAAGTCATAATTTACAGGAGCCGCTTCGGAAAATAAGGATGTTCAGTAGTATGCTTATTGATGCTGCGGAGGCAAAAGACACAGAAAAGGCAAAATATCTTTCATTGAAAATTAACGCCAGTGCGCAAAAATTTTCTATGATGATCAAGGATTTGTCCGATTTTTCTGAATTAAAAGATACTTCCTTTGAGCCGGTTGATCTCAACAAAATCATCAGTGACGTTTGCGTTCAGTTAAAATCTGAACTGGAAGAAAAAAGTGTCGAAATAAGTGTTACACAAATTCCTGTCATTCAGGCAGTTCCTTTTCAGATGGAGCAGCTTTTCTACCATTTGATTCACAATAGTATCAAATTTGCCAAAAAAGACGACACACCGATTATTGATATACAAGCCAAAGTGCTTTCCAGGGAAGAAATACTAAAAGTAATTCCGACCGCGAGAGGCATTGAGTTCATGGAGATTTTGATGGAGGACAATGGTATAGGAATCGAAAAATCGCAGCTGGAAAATATTTTTGATATGTTTTCTCAATTGCCGTACGACAAAACACAGAAAGGTCGGGGAATTGGTTTGTCTTATTGTCGGAAAATAATCCGCAATCATAACGGAATCATTACTGCCCAATCAGAATCAGGTAAAGGTACCCGTCTGCGCATTATTTTGCCCATGTCCAGAAACTAG
- a CDS encoding TonB-dependent receptor — translation MKKSLLSLLFLLTSLTVFAHLGNISGTVFDKATNLPLKGVTVQLTNQGKATVTNDLGQYRFEDLVASKYKIELSHVSFTSQIIEITVVDNQTSFVKTTLSNTNIELSEVVISSERAHDQQLISSMDIKLRPITNSQEILRMVPGLFIGQHAGGGKAEQIFLRGFDLDHGTDIRLTVDGMPVNMVSHAHGQGYADLHFVIPELVKGVDFKKGPYNAEKGNFTTAGWVDFRTKDALDHSFVKLEAGQYDSFRAVAGIDLLGKTGRDKNQSAYITSEYSFSNSYFDNPQHFNRVNIVGKYHGHLAANTNLTLTGFTFYSKWNHSGQVPDRAYESGQIGFFGSIDPSEGGETSRTNFNAQFVTVTASNFVIKNQAFYSNYNFELYSNFTFFLKDSINGDQIRQKEKRNLYGYNGSISKETYLGKMRWTTTLGAQFRHDLTNKTELSHTKDRITTLERYQLGDINELNAGVYADELVQVTDQFTVNVGVRIDYFHNQYKDLLAQPVDSKHASDAIVSPKLNFYYTFNPRLQLYLNSGKGFHSNDTRVVVPQGGKQILPAAYGSDLGMIFKPFPKMLINAAAWYLWLQQEFVYVGDAGVIEPSGKSKRQGLDLSVRYQLTDILYADIDISSAKPRALGEAAGMNYLPLAPLFSSTGGLALQMKNGINGSLRYRYMANRPANEDNSIVAKGYFVSDLQLNYTKSKYNLGLSIQNILNTKWKETQFDTESRLKNETTPVEEIHFTPGTPFFARVSWTLFF, via the coding sequence ATGAAAAAATCATTACTCTCACTCCTGTTTTTACTAACAAGCCTGACGGTATTTGCGCACCTTGGAAATATTTCCGGCACCGTTTTCGACAAGGCTACCAACCTGCCCTTGAAAGGAGTGACTGTGCAGCTTACCAATCAAGGAAAAGCGACTGTAACCAATGATTTGGGACAATACAGATTTGAAGATCTGGTCGCATCAAAATATAAAATCGAGCTTTCACATGTGAGTTTTACTTCACAGATTATCGAGATTACAGTCGTTGACAATCAAACCTCATTTGTAAAAACAACGCTTTCAAATACCAATATTGAATTGAGTGAAGTTGTCATTTCGTCTGAACGGGCACATGATCAGCAGTTAATAAGCAGCATGGATATCAAGCTCAGGCCGATCACAAATTCCCAGGAAATTTTAAGAATGGTGCCGGGACTTTTCATTGGACAACATGCAGGCGGAGGAAAGGCAGAGCAAATATTTCTTCGCGGTTTTGACCTGGATCATGGAACAGATATTCGCCTGACCGTTGATGGAATGCCAGTAAACATGGTTTCTCATGCCCATGGACAAGGTTATGCGGATCTCCATTTTGTAATACCGGAATTGGTCAAAGGAGTTGATTTCAAAAAAGGTCCTTATAATGCCGAAAAAGGAAATTTTACAACAGCTGGCTGGGTGGATTTCAGGACAAAAGATGCATTGGATCATTCCTTTGTGAAGCTGGAAGCGGGTCAATATGATTCATTCCGGGCAGTTGCAGGTATTGATTTGTTAGGTAAAACGGGAAGAGATAAAAACCAGTCGGCCTACATTACTTCCGAGTATTCGTTTTCCAACTCCTATTTCGATAATCCCCAGCATTTTAACCGTGTAAATATTGTTGGTAAATATCATGGGCATTTGGCAGCCAATACAAATCTGACGCTGACAGGATTTACTTTTTACAGTAAATGGAATCATTCAGGACAGGTCCCTGACCGGGCTTATGAGTCAGGTCAAATCGGATTTTTTGGATCAATAGATCCTTCCGAAGGTGGAGAAACCAGTCGGACTAATTTTAATGCTCAGTTTGTTACGGTAACGGCCAGTAACTTTGTCATCAAAAACCAGGCTTTTTACAGCAATTACAATTTCGAACTGTATTCCAATTTTACATTTTTCTTAAAGGATTCTATTAATGGTGATCAGATTCGTCAAAAAGAAAAAAGGAATTTATATGGCTACAATGGCAGTATTTCCAAAGAAACATATCTTGGAAAAATGCGCTGGACAACGACATTAGGAGCACAATTCCGTCACGATTTGACCAACAAAACCGAATTGTCGCACACGAAAGACAGAATCACTACCCTCGAAAGATATCAGCTTGGCGATATCAATGAATTAAATGCCGGCGTTTATGCAGATGAACTCGTTCAGGTTACGGATCAATTTACTGTCAATGTCGGCGTAAGAATCGATTATTTCCATAATCAATACAAAGATTTACTGGCCCAGCCTGTGGATAGCAAACATGCCAGTGATGCCATCGTTTCTCCAAAGCTGAATTTTTATTATACTTTCAATCCACGTTTACAGCTGTACCTCAACTCGGGAAAAGGTTTTCATTCAAATGACACACGAGTGGTGGTTCCTCAGGGTGGAAAACAGATTTTGCCGGCTGCCTATGGCTCTGATCTGGGCATGATATTCAAGCCGTTTCCTAAAATGCTGATCAATGCCGCTGCCTGGTACTTGTGGCTTCAACAGGAATTTGTATACGTTGGCGATGCAGGTGTAATTGAACCAAGTGGTAAATCAAAAAGACAAGGGTTAGACTTATCTGTTCGTTATCAATTGACCGATATTCTTTACGCTGATATTGACATCAGTTCTGCCAAACCACGGGCTCTTGGCGAAGCAGCGGGCATGAATTATTTACCGCTAGCGCCTCTTTTTTCTTCAACCGGAGGATTAGCATTACAAATGAAGAACGGGATAAATGGTTCTTTGAGATACCGTTACATGGCAAACAGGCCAGCCAATGAAGACAATTCGATTGTAGCAAAAGGATATTTTGTCAGTGATCTGCAATTAAACTACACGAAAAGTAAATATAATCTCGGCCTTTCCATTCAAAACATATTAAATACAAAATGGAAAGAAACGCAATTTGATACTGAAAGCAGATTGAAAAATGAAACGACGCCCGTTGAAGAAATTCACTTTACGCCCGGAACTCCATTTTTCGCAAGAGTAAGCTGGACGTTATTTTTCTAG
- the trpB gene encoding tryptophan synthase subunit beta has product MNYQVDENGFYGPYGGAYVPEVLFSNVENLSQSYQAILDDPDFQKELSRLLHLYVGREMPLYPSPYLSELYRTNVFLKREDLCHSGSHKINNTLGQVLLAKRLGKTRIVAETGAGSHGVATAMACALLKLPCFIYMGEVDMQRQFPNVERMRLLGAVVVPALSGSKTLKDATNEAFRDWINNPVDTFYVIGSVVGPHPYPDMVAKLQSVISKELLHQVPAQTSKESPDYVVACVGGGSNAAGSFYHFLNNPDVKLIAAEAAGKGLDSGFTAAATFRGKEGILHGSKTKFMQTNEGQVLEAHSISAGLDYPGIGPLHAWLHDTKRAQFVAVTDDEALDAGLALSQMEGIIPAIESAHALAALSQLDFKSTDVVVVCLSGRGDKDLETYIQYSTFKKTSHDNF; this is encoded by the coding sequence ATGAATTATCAAGTTGACGAAAACGGGTTTTACGGTCCTTATGGAGGAGCCTATGTGCCCGAAGTTTTGTTCTCCAATGTTGAGAATTTAAGTCAGAGTTATCAGGCCATTCTGGACGATCCGGATTTTCAGAAAGAGCTTTCAAGGCTGCTGCATCTGTACGTCGGCCGGGAAATGCCGCTATATCCTTCTCCCTATTTATCAGAATTATATAGAACCAATGTTTTCCTAAAAAGAGAAGATTTATGCCATTCGGGTTCTCATAAAATCAACAATACACTCGGGCAGGTTTTGCTTGCGAAGAGATTGGGGAAAACACGGATCGTGGCTGAAACTGGTGCCGGATCACATGGCGTTGCAACGGCCATGGCCTGTGCGCTTTTGAAATTGCCTTGTTTTATTTACATGGGTGAAGTTGATATGCAGAGACAATTCCCAAATGTAGAGCGTATGAGGTTGCTTGGGGCGGTCGTTGTTCCGGCACTTTCTGGTAGTAAAACTTTGAAAGATGCTACGAATGAGGCTTTTAGAGACTGGATCAATAATCCGGTAGACACGTTTTATGTCATCGGCTCCGTCGTTGGGCCGCATCCTTATCCGGATATGGTAGCAAAGCTCCAATCGGTAATCAGCAAGGAATTATTACATCAGGTTCCGGCGCAGACCAGTAAAGAGAGTCCGGATTATGTTGTCGCCTGTGTTGGCGGAGGAAGTAATGCGGCGGGTTCATTTTATCACTTTTTGAATAATCCTGATGTAAAACTGATTGCGGCAGAAGCGGCTGGAAAAGGTCTTGATTCAGGTTTTACAGCAGCAGCAACTTTCCGTGGCAAAGAGGGGATTTTGCATGGCAGTAAAACGAAATTTATGCAGACAAATGAAGGCCAGGTACTGGAAGCACACTCAATTTCAGCCGGACTGGATTATCCCGGAATCGGACCTTTGCATGCCTGGCTGCATGACACCAAAAGAGCTCAATTTGTGGCTGTGACGGATGATGAAGCTTTGGACGCGGGACTCGCTTTAAGCCAAATGGAAGGAATTATCCCTGCTATCGAATCTGCCCATGCGCTGGCTGCACTTTCACAATTAGACTTTAAATCTACCGATGTTGTCGTAGTTTGTCTTTCCGGCAGGGGAGACAAAGACTTGGAAACGTACATTCAATATTCAACTTTTAAGAAAACTTCTCATGACAACTTTTAA
- the trpA gene encoding tryptophan synthase subunit alpha, with translation MTTFKENRLKTIFQIAQKKVSIYFTAGYPALSDTAPILELLASEKIDFVEIGIPFSDSVMDGDVILDSHKVALENGMTLDILFHQLEKVRDLISIPIVLMGSMNPVYQYGFERFCQRCNEAGVDGLLLPDLPLDDYEKYYRVWYQQNNIAPIFMISPQTSDERLSRIDNLGEGFLYALSGNSTTGGPGVIRDNSNYLQKLANRKFINPVVLGFNIKTKDDIRFANQFADGAIVGSAFVKTLKGGFDRKRSKQFLEELR, from the coding sequence ATGACAACTTTTAAAGAAAACCGGTTAAAAACTATTTTTCAAATCGCACAGAAAAAAGTCAGTATTTATTTTACTGCGGGTTATCCGGCTTTAAGTGATACTGCACCGATATTGGAATTATTAGCTTCTGAAAAGATTGATTTTGTAGAAATCGGCATTCCTTTTTCTGATTCTGTTATGGATGGAGATGTAATTCTGGATAGTCACAAAGTTGCCCTGGAAAACGGGATGACTCTTGATATTTTATTTCATCAGCTTGAAAAAGTACGTGACCTTATTTCCATTCCGATCGTGTTAATGGGTTCTATGAATCCTGTTTATCAATATGGTTTTGAAAGGTTTTGTCAGCGTTGCAATGAAGCAGGAGTGGACGGATTGTTATTGCCCGATCTGCCCCTGGATGATTATGAAAAGTATTATCGTGTTTGGTACCAGCAAAATAATATTGCACCAATTTTCATGATTTCACCTCAGACAAGTGATGAACGTCTGAGCAGGATTGACAATCTGGGTGAAGGTTTTTTATATGCACTTTCAGGAAATTCTACTACGGGCGGTCCCGGTGTAATCCGGGATAACTCAAACTATCTGCAAAAATTAGCAAACCGTAAATTTATCAATCCGGTTGTACTTGGTTTTAATATCAAAACGAAGGACGATATTCGTTTTGCAAACCAGTTTGCCGACGGCGCGATAGTAGGTTCTGCTTTTGTAAAAACTTTGAAAGGTGGATTCGACAGGAAACGGAGTAAGCAATTTTTGGAAGAATTGAGATAA
- a CDS encoding peptidylprolyl isomerase — MRNKILLFLLLLTCFSVSAQKKKIYQVGQIKTSFGEILFWLYDETPNHKASFIKLANDGYWDSLTFNRVIKDFVAQGGCPDTPAGFSDSPYLLKPEFNKNIRHIYGAVASGRDNNPEMLSAGCQFYIVQNKNGLARLDDKYTIFGQVFKGMDLVDKIVSVKTDSTNTPLMPIKLDVNVINMSEADLKKNGYLAIPK, encoded by the coding sequence ATGAGGAACAAAATTCTATTATTCTTGCTGCTTCTAACTTGTTTTTCTGTCTCAGCTCAAAAAAAGAAAATCTATCAGGTTGGACAAATCAAGACAAGTTTTGGTGAAATTCTTTTCTGGTTGTATGATGAAACGCCAAATCATAAAGCAAGTTTTATTAAACTGGCGAACGACGGTTACTGGGATTCCTTAACGTTTAACCGGGTGATAAAAGATTTCGTGGCACAGGGCGGCTGTCCTGATACGCCGGCTGGATTCTCTGATTCTCCTTATCTGCTTAAACCGGAATTCAATAAAAATATCCGTCACATTTACGGAGCAGTTGCCTCCGGACGTGACAATAACCCGGAAATGCTTTCGGCAGGATGTCAGTTTTATATTGTTCAAAACAAGAATGGTTTGGCGAGGCTGGATGATAAATACACCATTTTTGGACAGGTCTTCAAAGGAATGGATCTTGTTGATAAAATTGTCAGCGTTAAAACAGACTCAACAAACACACCGCTTATGCCCATAAAACTCGACGTAAATGTGATAAATATGTCAGAAGCTGACTTGAAGAAAAACGGTTATCTGGCGATCCCAAAATAA